The Conexivisphaera calida genome includes a region encoding these proteins:
- a CDS encoding ABC transporter permease subunit: MRDLSIKTPLYMLAAVIAVPIAVLFYSAGPVGIASSFEDPQFISSLGLTMLGASIAAALNVALGTPAAYALARGLIRGEGALYDLLLSPVSIPHTVVGIMLLIMFSPASPLHYLLGSLNPLDTLWGMILAMFYVSAPIYVMSMREHFERSDLEMERFLGSLGMSPSSIFYSVILRGSLGSIARISLLSMGRAISEFGSIVILAYSVSMAPLFYYVKPATVLIWYKYDVYGLSAAVGYASALLVVTLILSLLAYLASED; the protein is encoded by the coding sequence ATGCGGGACCTATCAATTAAGACGCCGCTCTACATGCTGGCCGCGGTCATAGCCGTCCCGATCGCCGTACTCTTCTACTCGGCGGGCCCTGTAGGGATAGCCTCATCATTCGAGGATCCACAGTTCATCTCTTCCCTTGGCCTTACGATGCTGGGGGCATCGATTGCGGCGGCATTAAACGTCGCGCTGGGGACACCTGCAGCCTACGCGCTTGCCCGAGGATTAATCCGGGGCGAGGGCGCGCTATACGATCTACTGCTATCGCCCGTATCAATCCCACACACGGTGGTCGGCATAATGCTGCTGATAATGTTCTCACCGGCGTCGCCGCTCCATTATCTGCTCGGCTCCCTCAATCCCCTCGATACGCTCTGGGGGATGATCCTGGCGATGTTCTATGTGTCAGCCCCCATCTACGTGATGTCCATGAGGGAGCATTTCGAGAGGTCGGACCTTGAAATGGAGCGCTTCCTGGGAAGTCTGGGGATGTCGCCCTCATCGATCTTCTACTCAGTGATCCTGAGGGGGTCTCTGGGGTCCATTGCCAGGATATCCTTGCTCAGCATGGGCCGCGCCATAAGCGAATTCGGATCCATCGTGATCCTTGCATACTCGGTGTCCATGGCACCCCTGTTCTACTATGTAAAGCCTGCAACTGTGCTGATCTGGTATAAATATGATGTGTATGGCCTGAGCGCAGCAGTCGGGTATGCCTCAGCGCTGCTCGTGGTAACGCTGATACTCTCCCTCCTAGCATACTTAGCAAGCGAGGATTGA
- a CDS encoding ATP-binding cassette domain-containing protein: MNGIVLRGFRVKRGGFAVGPIDLKVDDGERALIYGPNGSGKTTILLGIIGAVDSDGSVSVAGQEISHLPIHERGVSYVPAQPVLPGWIVVNEMLRMAGRRETAVDLLERFDLGWALNRPTNALSTGERKLVQILVALSSDTKALLLDEPFSNLSRNWASRLEELLRSEPRPTILTHHERIPKFDKYVRLPLAVQEDG, encoded by the coding sequence TTGAACGGCATAGTCCTGAGGGGTTTCAGGGTCAAACGCGGCGGCTTCGCAGTGGGTCCCATAGACTTGAAAGTGGATGATGGGGAGAGGGCACTTATCTATGGGCCAAATGGCTCGGGGAAGACCACCATACTCCTAGGGATAATCGGCGCAGTAGATTCTGACGGCAGCGTGTCGGTTGCCGGTCAGGAGATATCCCATCTTCCCATACATGAGCGCGGTGTATCTTACGTGCCGGCCCAGCCGGTCCTACCGGGATGGATTGTTGTAAATGAGATGCTGCGCATGGCTGGGAGGCGTGAAACCGCGGTCGACCTACTGGAGAGGTTCGACTTAGGCTGGGCGCTGAATCGTCCAACGAACGCGCTGAGCACCGGCGAGCGGAAGCTCGTCCAAATACTCGTGGCGCTATCAAGCGACACAAAGGCTCTGCTCCTTGACGAGCCATTCTCAAATCTTTCACGTAACTGGGCTTCGCGCTTGGAGGAGCTGTTGAGGAGCGAGCCTCGTCCAACGATACTTACTCATCATGAGCGGATTCCCAAGTTCGACAAGTACGTGCGCCTGCCCCTGGCAGTGCAGGAAGATGGCTAG